The following nucleotide sequence is from Candidatus Poribacteria bacterium.
AAAGAACTTGACGGCGCGTTTGTCCTCGGGCTCCAGACTGGCGAACAGACCGTCGAAGTACTCGAACGTGAACCTGTCGTTGATGGGAAGCGCGCCTGGCGACTGCCAGAAGGGATGCGCCATCTGTTCATCCGTATGCAGTTGGGCGCAGCCCCAACCCTGAACGGTGACGCTCAGATACCGGTCGTCCTCGAATTCGACGAGGAGTTGATGCTTCGCCGGGAGCGTCTCGGCTCCGTTGTGGAGGCGGATGCGCTCGCCGCCTCCGCCCAGGACGAGGGAGTACCCGGGCTCGATGGCAGTGACGATGAAGGAACCGTGCGCTTTCGTCGCGCCGAAGGTTCTGCCCTGAAGGATCGACGCGTACTCCTCCGGCGATCGGGTGTAGAACGCGAACTTGTGGGGCGAGTTGCCGCGCATGCCCGACCGGATGGGCGTTCCGGCGAGCTCGGCGGTCATCTGACACGCGAGGGTCATCGCTTCCGGCAGTTCGATCATTTCCGCCCCTGCCTCCTGGGTCCGTGCCTGCACGAGCCGTGGTACCGGCGGCGCGACCATTCCGCCGTCTGCGCCAGTACGTGCGGCATCGGACGCGCTTCGTCAAGCCGCTCCGGGCCCTCACCTGACGGCGGCGGTTGCGTTTGCCCCTGACCGATTCCGCCGTTAGTATCACTACGGAATGAGCCGCTTCTGTGAACCGTCATCGGCTTTGGATTCGTTGATTCGGTGGGAGCGAAAGACGCGATGGAATGCGAGAGTTCGGGCTTATCTTACTGGACCGGCGGCGGGAGAGACCGCGATGATGGAGATTTACAAGAGCGTGGGCTCCGAACTCAAGTTGCTGAACGACATCATCCCCGGTTGTTGGGTTCGGCTGGATGACCCGAACCCGGCGGAGATCAATGACCTACACCAGAAGACCGGTATCCCGCACGACTTCCTCACCGCCCCCCTCGACACCGACGAACTCGCCCGCACGGAACGCGAAGACTCCTTCACGCTGATCCTGCTGCGAATCCCCTGCTTCCGCGGCAAAGAGGACCCGGTTCCCTACAACACGATCCCCCTCGGAATCGTCTTCGACAACGAGATCGTCGTGACCATCTGCTCCGTCGAGACGGAGCTCGTCCGCGAGATGACCGTCGGGTCGCTGCGCAACTTCTCGACGGCGAAGCGGAACCGGTTCGTGCTCCGCATCTTCCTTCGCGCGGCGACGCGATATCTCCAGTATCTCCGGGTCATTAACAAGGCGGTCGAGGCGGCGGAAGACCGACTCACCGAAGCGCAGCGGAACGAGGAGGTTCTTCAGCTCCTCAAGTTCGAGAAGAGCCTGACCTACTTCATGACGGCGCTGCGCGGCAACGACCTACTCATGGCACGGCTCCAGCGCAGCCAGATGTTCCAGGAATATCCCGAAGACGAAGACCTTCTCGAAGACGCCGTCATCGAGATGCGTCAGGCGATCGCGATGAACGAAGTCGCCCTCGGAATCTTGGGTCATCTCACCGAGGCGTTCTCGTCGATCATCTCGAACAATCTGAACGTCGTCGTGAAGTTCCTGACAGGCATCACGATCATCCTGACGTTCCCGACGATGATCGCCAGCTTCTACGGGATGAACGTCAAGCTCCCCTTCGAGGACTCGCAGTTCGCGTTCATCCTGGTTTCCGCCATTTCCGTGGGGCTGATCCTGGCGGGACTCTACGTCTTCTCCCGCAAAGACTGGCTGTAGCCCTCAGGGAACGACCGCCACGACGTCGATCTCGACGCACATGCCCTCCGGGAACCCACCCACGGCGATCGTCGTCCGCGCGGGCGGCGCGACGTTGAACCGCGCGAAGAACGCCTTGTACGCCGCGTTGAAGGTCGCCCATTTGCCGATCTCGTCGATGAACGCGCCGACGCGCACGGCATGGGCGAGCGAGGTCCCCGCCGCGTTGAGCGTCTCTTCGAGGTTCTCCAGCGTCTTGACCGTCTGCTTGGCGATATCGCCAGCGAACAGCAGTGTCCCCGATTCGAGGGGCCCCATGCCCGCCGTCCAGACGAGGTTCCCCACCTTGATCGCCTGGGAATAGGTTCCCATCGGCGCGCCGGCTTTCTGCGTCGAGATGACTTCCCGCATCGCGTGGTCTCCTGTGGTTGTGCGATAACGCCAACACGATCTGACCGTCAGCGCCAATCCGCCGTCGGCAGACCGTCACAGCTCCTGGAACGCTTCCCAGGTGAACTCAGCCTGCTTGAGGATGCTCCGCATCGTGCCGACTCGGACATCGCCTCGCGTGTAGGGCACGATAACCGTCAGCTTCCTCCCATCGACGTGCTTCGTGAACTTGACATGACTTCCTGATTGGCTGGAAATGGCAAAGCCTGTCCGAAGGAGTTTCTGGCGCACGACGCGATACGGAACCGGATTAGGTGGCATCCACTTCCACTTCGCGGAGCGTCACCTCCGGGACTGCGCCGGCATCCGGCTCCGACAGGTACAGCTCGATGGCGTCGCGGAGCATTCCGACAGCGTCATCTTCCGTGTCGCCTTGCGACGCGAGCTCCAGCTCGACGCACTGCGCGATATAGACGCCATCCTCTTGCCACACCCTCGCGGTGAACTTGCGCTTCATTGCCTCACCCCATTCCACAACGATCATAGGGCATCGCGCGCCGCGACGCGCAAGAACGGCTGCGTTACGTCCCCGACCGGAACCGCGCTCCCGTCCCCGAAGCTTCCGTCAACGCGATCCGTCCGCCAACGCAACGGGCCCCTCGGTTGGTCACGTCGCGCAAGGCACGGAGGATTCCCACCTCGCGAAGCCTGTTTCGGGATGAGTGCCCTATCACTCCTCATCCCGCTCTGGTTGGTACTCACGGATTCGGTCGCGCTGGACGATCCAGAGCCTTCCCGTGATGTCACGCCGCTCGAGGGCGTCGATCAACACCCGGCAGCAAGCCCAAAGGTCTTGATCCGATGGGTTGTGCGGGAGGCGCAGAACTGCGATGCCGCGATACTCCCACGGTGCGAAGATCAGCGGATTGCCGAAGTCCAAGTCGAGCGTGACCAGACACCGTCGCTCATCGTGGCATGCGGCGATCAACTCATGGTCACTTGCCGACGACATGCCTTGGCTCGACACCGTAGCCACGTCATGCCCCGCCAGCCGGAACATGCTTGCCCCGCGTTCGCCCAGATTCTCGTCCAGCTTGAGATTCACGCCGGGCGGTCCTGTGGCAACTCGACATAACGCTCGCGGGACATCTCAGCCCCGTAGGCGATGCACGCCAGTATATCCGCGTCTTCAATTCCCGGATAGTTCGACCGAATCTGCTCGAATGTCCAACCGCTCGCCAAGAAATCGAGAATGAGCGATACCCAGATACGGTGTCCCCTGATGCATGGTTTACCGAAACACACGTTCGGATGGATCGAGATGCGCTGCAGCAGGTCGCCGCGCTTCATCGTCGTCGCCTCTCCGTGGACGAAGGCGGTATGCGGTCCAGCCGTTGTTCATACCGAATCGTCGCGTTCCCTGCGGTTGGCGGCGTCACGTCCCCGAACGGAACCGCGCGCCCGTCCCGGACGCTTCCGTCAGCGAGATCGGGCCGTCGGCTCTGCCCAAGCGCTTTGCCTCTGCCCCAACAGGAAAACACCGCGCCAATGTGCGGCGGTGTTTCGGTCACGTCAGCGATAGGCGGCTTTCCGATGGTCAATGACGAAGACCCGGACGCTCCCTTCGGCGTCGTCAATCTCGTAGAGAACCCGATAGTCTCCCGCTCGAACGCGATACGAGTTCGCCTCGTTCGTCAGCTTCTTCACGCCACGAGGACGCGGATTCATGGAGAGAGAGCGGATCTTCCGTTGGATGCGAGCGCGAGCGGGAGGGGGAATCCGTTTCAGGTCGTCAAGAGCCGAGGGCTTGATGCTGACGCGGTACATTCCCACGCTCTCGCTTCTCCTTCCCCGCCAACTCCGCCAACTGCCGTTCTGCCTCCTCCCATGGGATGTCCGGCTCATGGCGGCGGGACCGCATCAACGCCGCGTCGAGGAGATCGTCGACTAACTCTCCCCAGATCGCCAGATCGATGACGATGGCAGTTTGATTGCCTTCGCCGTCTGTGAGGTATCGGATGCCTTTCATGAGTCGCCCCTTTATCGAGGATTTTATCATGGAACCCACCTCAAAACCGCCTGATGCGATGGGAACGCACGCCTGGTGGACGAATGCGAGGCATCTCCCCCTCAGCTCGACGGAGTGGGCAAGCGTCAGGGGCAAGCCGTCCATCACGTCCCCGAACGGAACCGCGCGCCCGTCCCCGACGCCTCCGTGAGGGCGATCCGTCCGGCGACGCACCGAGCCCCCTCGTACGGATCGTTCGCCACGAGCAAATGACCGTCCAGATCGACGTAGTCCACCAGCGGCGTCAACTGCGCCATCGACGCGATCCCGACGGATGATTCGATCATGCACCCCACCATGACGCGCATCGAGTGCGCGCGCGCCGCGCGGATCATCGACATCGCCTCGATGAGCCCGCCGCACTTGGCGAGCTTGATGTTGATCCCGTCCACGCACCCCGCCAGACGCGGAATATCCATCGACGTGCGCGCGCTCTCATCCGCGACGATGGGAACCGGCGACCGTTCGCGAACGAACCGCAAGCCGTCGAGGTCGTGCGCTTTCACCGGCTGCTCGACGAACTCGACCCCGAACGGAGCGAGCTCCTCGCACCGCTCCACCGCCTCGCGCGCCGTCCAAGCCGTGTTCGCATCGACCCGGATCGGCTTGTCCGTCACGTCGCGCAGGGCGCGCAGAACGTCCAGATCGTTGGAGCCGCCGACCTTCACCTTGAGGATCGCGTAGGGCTCCGCTTCGCGCGCCTTCGCCTGCATCGCGTCGAGCGTGTCCAGCCCAATCGTGTAGGACGTCTGCGGCACATGGGTCGGGTCCAAGCCCCAGAGTCGCCACAGCGGCTGGTTCACCCACCTGCCGAGGGCGTCCCAAAGGGCGCACTCGACCGCCGCGCGAGCCGCCGTGTTCCCGCCCAACGCCGCGCGCATCCGCGCCGAAGCCGTCTCGATGGGCGCGATGGGCGGCAGATCCGCCAGAACCGGAGCGTAGCGCTCCAGGGCGTGGCGCACCGTCTCGACGGTCTCGCCGTAGTAGGGTGTGGGAGCCGCTTCCCCGACGCCGCCGTCGACGCGCACGATGACGACGTGCCGTTCGGCGTCCGCCGCGCTGCGAGCCGTCCGGAAGGGCTGTCGGAGCCGCAGTGAGTAGACCGAGTGATCGATCTTCACGACGATGCCTCCAGCGCGTCGAGTAGGACATCGACGCCGAAGCGGATGGGATCCGTTGCCGAGAGCTCCGTTTCGTCCTGAACCCGCCGGACGGCAGCATGAGCGTCGGCTTCGGAGAGGTCGAACGTGTTCAGGGCGATGCCCACGACGCGCGACGGCAGGAGCCATCCCGCCGCCGTCTCGTAGAGCCGGACGAGGTCGGTCAAAGGCGGGATCGGAACCGTCTGCCGAGCGAGCACGGAACGCGACGGCTGGTGGCACAGGATCATGTCGGTCGGCAGCGTGCCGTGCAGGAGTCCCAGCGTCACGCCGGAATACGCCGGATGGATCAACGACCCCTGCCCTTCGACGAAGAGCCAATCCGCGCCAGTCGCCGCGCCTTCGAGGACGATCTCCTCGGTCGCTCCGGCGACGAAGTCGGACACGACGGCATCGACGGCGATCCCTCTGCCCGAAAGCATGATGCCGTTCTGACCCGTCGCGCAGAACGCCGACGACCATCCGCGCCGCTGCGCCCCGGCGTCCAGTTCGAGCGACGTGATCATCTTCCCGGTGCGGCAGTCGGAACCGACCGTCAGTACACGACGCGCCTTCACCTCGCGTGAGCGCTGCGTGCCGATGGGCAGATCGCGCGGCGGACGGCGGACATCCCAGATGCGGGAACCCGACTTGCGCGCCAAGGCGGCGAACTGAGCGTCATCCGCGAGGAACTGATGCAGTCCGCTCATCACGTGCAGCCCGCGCGACAAGGCGTCGGCGATGAACTCGCGCCAGAAGTCCGGCAGCGCTCCACCGGGCGGCGTGATGCCCAGCGTGAGGAGCGTCGGTTCCATCGCCATCGCGGCGTCGAGGTCCGCAACGACGGGCACGCCGTTGCCCACGCTGACGATCTCCGAGGCATCCTTGCCCGCGTGCTCGCTGTCGATGACGCAGACGATGTGCGGACGCTGGTACCGCAGCAGCGCGGCCGCCAGCTTCGACTGCAGCACGCCGAACGAGCGCTCGGCGAGGATCGCCATGCGCTCTTGGGTCGGGTCGAACGGGCGGATCATGCGGTCGATCTCCGTCGCGCTCAACGGGAATCTGGCTCCATGGATTCCCACGCTGGGAAGGAGCCTCTGGTTCCTTCTCCCCTTGTGGGAGAAGGTTAGGATGAGGGGTCCGAGCGCATCACGTTCATCACGGATCGCTAGAACACGATGCCCGTGTCGAGGTAGAGGTTCATGTCCCGGAAGACGGTGACCGTGTAGGTCACCAGCACCTGGAGAACCCACGGAAGGAGGAGGAGCAGAACGGCGGTGATCGCCAGGATCTTCGGGATGAAGGTGAGTGTGAGCTCGTGAATCTGGGTGATCGCCTGCAGGATGCTGACGAGCAGCCCGACGACCAGAGCGGTTCCCAAGACGGGAGCCGACACGAGCATCGCCGTCAGAAACGCCTCGCGCACGATCGTCGTCACTAACTCCAGCGACACGGCGCTCTGTCTCCTTCACGCCCAGAGGCTACCACATCGCCCGCCCAAACGCTTGCCGCGCTTTGTTCCAGAGATGGGTGACAGTCCCGTAGGGGCGGGTCTCAGACCCGCCCCTACAACCGAGCGATGCCTCCACGAAATGACCATTTGGCGTCGTCACCGGAAGCTCGTCACCAGCGACGTCACCAGCAGGTTCCAGCCGTCGGCGAGCACGAACAGCAGCAGCTTGAGCGGCAGCGAGATCATCAACGGCGGCAACATCATCACGCCGATCGACATGAGCGCCGACGCCACCACCAGATCGACCACGACGAACGGGAGATAGACGAAGAACGCGAGTTGGAACGCCGTCTTGAGCTCGCTGATGATGAACGCCGGGATGAGAACGAGCGTCCCCACCTCGGACTCGTTCGCCGGGTTGGGCGACTGCGACAGGCGCACCATGAGCGCCAGGTCGCGTTCTCTCGTCTGCCGGAACATGAACGCGCGCAGCGGAACCAACGCCCGCTGGAACGCCACCGGCTGCGTGATCTCGCTCTTGAGATAGGGCTGCAAGGCGTTCTGGTTGATGTCCGTCCAAGTCGGCAGCATGATGTACATCGTCAGGAACAGCGACAAGCCGATCATGATCTGGTTCGGCGGCATCTGCTGCGTGCCGAGCGCCTGGCGCAGGAACGACAGCACGATGACGATCCGCGTGAAGGACGTCATCATGATTAGGATGCTGGGAGCCAGCGATAGGACGGTCAGGAAGAAGAGGATCTGGAGGTTGCTGGCGAAGTTGCGCGGCTCGCCGTCCCCCGTGCTGATGCGAAAGTTGATGTCCGGGATGGTCGGAACCGACGGCACGCTGACGGGAGCCTGTTGGCGCTGGGTCTGAGCTCCGGCGTCCGTCGAGAACAGGAGCCCCAGCACCACGCAGACGCACAACGTCGCGCACCATCGAATGAGACGGCGTCGCCGGAGCCCGCCGCCCGTTCCTGGCGCGAATCCTCGGCGCATCCGCATCTCCGAGGGCAACGCTGAAAGCATCATGCGTCGGGGTCGCCTGCTTTGCGGAGCCATTGTCGGAAGGACGGCATCGACGTCAGCCCGGTGGCTCCCATGCGCGGGGCATCCCGCCGCAGTTGGTCGGCGGCGGTCGGATCTTCGATCTCGGACAGCGCCGTGACCGTGTGGTCCGTGACGCCCAGCACGACGACCGTGCCCGCGATGTCAACGATGCTGAGGAACTGGGTCTGTCCGATGGGAACGCGAGCGAGAACGCTGACGACCGTGCTGCGGTTCTGCTGAGCCTGACCCGAGATGCGACGCAGCACGTAAGCCAGCGCCAGAACCACCGCCAACACGACCACCAGCGCCACGATCACCCGCAGCAGGGCTCCCGTGACGCTCGTGCCGGTTTCGGGAGCTTCTCCGGCGGCTTCGCTCAGCCGCCGCTGGAACTCGGTCGGCTCTGTCGTCGTGGTCTGGGCGAGCACAACGCCGACGTCCAGGGCGAGCAACAGGCTGCACACTACAACGCCCCAGGCGGCAAATCGCCAGAACGTTGCGCCCTGGAAGCGCGCCGTCATCGAAGGCTCCGAATCCGCTCCATTCGCGTGGCGATCTGCGTCACCTGAACGCCGACCGTGCCTTCGGGGGTCGTGACGATCTGACCGTTGGCGACCAGCTTTCCGTTGACGTACAGATCGACGGCGTCGCCGTCGCTCTTGTTGAGGCGGATCATCGATCCAGAACCCAGCTTGAGGACGTCACGGAGCGACATCCGTACCTCTCCGAGCTGGACCTGAACGGAGAGCGGGATGTCCAACACCATCTCGATGTTCGCGCTACCGGCGTCCGAGTCGCCGTTTTCCGTCAACGAACCTGCGTTGTTCTCTGCCATCGGGTGTCCTCAGTAGGGGTACGGTTGTTCAGCTCCGGCGTCATCCCAGCCGGTTCTAGAAGATCAAAGGTCGAGGGCGTTCGCCTCGCCGGTGATTTCGACGGCTTTGCGCCGATTGACGGTTCCCAGCCGCCCCATGAAGGTCGGCTGCCTCTCCACGCACACGACGACTTGCAGGGAACCGTCGTCATCGGCGACCAGGTCCCAGTTGCTCAGCTCTAGGGTGTCTCCCTCCTCGATCTCGAGGAGCCGATGAACCGTGATATCCGCAGGCGGGAGCACCACCTGAACCCGCAGAGGCACGATGTCGGACAGCGGGCTCTTGAGCGGATCGATGTGCTCGTCTGAGACCGTCCTCCGCGTCCCAGCGGCTTGCGCGGCGGACAGGGGAATGCCCAGCAGCAGCGTGCCCACAGCCAGGTCCTCGATCGCGACCTCGAAGTCGGCGATGAACATCCGCTCCGTTGGCGACATGTCATCGACCGTATAGGTGAACTGGGCTTCCTGGACGACCTCCCACTCCGATTCCGGGATCAACTGGCGCCAGGCGCGCGATAGCTCGGCGGAGAAGGAATCGAAGATGCCGCTGAGGAACCGCTGCTCCAGCTCACTCAACGGTCGCGTCTCCACCGGAGGGTGCCCCTTGCCGCCCATGAGAAGGTCCACCGACGAAAAGGCGATGCTCTGGGAGAGATCAATCACCGCTCGGTTCCGTCGCGCCCCGACTGCGTAGACGCACAGGATGCTGGGGCTGTCGACACGCTCGATGAACGTCGTGAACGTCCCGGACGTGAGCTCGCCGGTCGTCACATGCGCGGTTCGCTTGAGACGCGCGGAGAGCCGTTCCTCCAGCAAGGCGCGGGTGTACGACTGACAGATCCTCGCGGCGCCGAACAAGCCGCTGTGGGGGTCCACGCTCGGCGCTTCGTTCGGGTTGGAGGCGTCGTTGTGAGGCTCTTCGCCTTGAATGCGCGCGAGCTCCTCGTGCTCCTCCGGACTGAACTGCGAACTGCCAGCCATCACTGCCCGTCCTTGGGTGTCGGCTTCGTCGAGTACGTCGATACCACGCCTGGCTACTGGCTCGGGGCTGCCGTGGATGCGCCGGGCGTTGCGGCTGCGCCGGGCGTTGCGGCTGCGCCGGGTGTTGCGGCTGCGCCGGGTGTCGCCGAGAACTCCTTGAACTTGACGAGGATCTCGATCCGCCGGTTCTGTCCCCGCCCGTCTTCCGTCGTGTTGTCGGCGACGGGGACGTGCTCGCCGTATCCTGCGGCGGAGATTTGCTGCGGAGGAATCCCCATCGTCTCGAAGATGCGCAGAACATTGTTCGCGCGCTCCGTAGCCAAGCCTCGGTTGTCTTTGTACCGCGCTTTCGTCGCCCCGCCAAGAGGGACGTTGTCCGTGTGACCCGACACGACGATCTCATGCCCCTCGTTGACGAATGGCATCAGGTTGGTGCGGATGACGTCCTGGAGCTTGGGAACCGAGTCGGCGGGCAGATCCGCGACGCCCGAGGCGAACTTGGCGAACTGCTCCTGGAGCTCGATCTTGAGTCCCTGGGTCGTCACCTCCGCCTTGATCCCCTGTTGCTGCTGGGCGATGCGCAGAGCCGTCTTCTCGAACTTCTCCTTCGTCTCCTGAGAGACGAGAACCTTCGCGGTTCGTCCGCTGCCCGGCGTATCCGCGCCGGACCGTGTCGAATCCGGCGAGTTGAGCTGCTGCTCAGCCGGCATGTTCCCGGCGTTCATGGAGCCGGATTCGCTCGTGATGGACCCGCCGCTCACCAGCACGCCGGCTCCCGACGAGCCGCCGGGCCCAAACGCCCCGCCCATTGCCGCGAAGAAGTCCTTGAGCTTCGCTTCATCGAACGAAGCGATGGACATCAGGAAGACGAAGAACGTCAGCAGAAGCGTGACCATGTCCGCGTAGGTATTCATCCACCCATCGGTGCGGACTTCTTTTTTCTGCCGCTGACGCATGTGCAGCCCCTAACCCGGGCAAGACGCCCGGCGAATCTACGCCGCAGAGGATGTGCCCGTCTGGACTTCTGCGCGCCGCGCCGGCGGCAGGTACATGCCGAGCCGTTCGCCCATGATCTTCGGCGCGGCGCTCTCGCGGATGCCCTGGCTCACCAAGATGACGCCTTCGATGATGAGTCGTCTATAGGCGTATTCCGCTTCGTTCGTCGTTCGTAGCTTGCCGGCGAACGGCAACCCGATCAGGTTCGCCACCATGGAGCCATAGAACGTCGTGATGAGCGCGACCGCCATACCGCTGGAGATCGCTGCGACGGCGCTGCCGCCTTCGCCTCCCAGTCCCTGCAGCATCGCGACGAGACCAATGAGCGTCCCGATCATCCCGTATGCGGGTCCGTAGGCAGCCACAGCCATGAAGAAGGATTCGCCCAGGGTATGGCGTTGCTGCGTGAACTCCAGCTCCGTCTCCATCGCGTAGCGGATCTGGTCGTCCGGAATGGCGCTGGCGACCAGCTCGATACCCCGGCGCATGAACGAATCCGGTATCTCAGCCGCCATCGCTTCCAGAACCGCGTTGCCGCGTCGCACACCCTGGTTGGTCATCTCGATCATCCGGTTGATGATCGGAATCGGGTCGTACTCCTTCGCCTGGAACATCACCGGCACGATCTTGAGTATCGCAAGGACGTCTTTCAGCGGGAAGTTGATCAGCAGCGCCGCCAGAATGCCGCCGCCGACAATCATCATCGACGGGACATCCACGAACGCCATGATCGACACGCCGGCGATAGGGATCGATACAACAACGGCGCCCACGCCAAGGATCAACCCTATAAGTGTCGCGATATCCATGCACTACCCTCCAGAGAGTTCGAACCTCTAGCGGCCCTGCTTGCGAGCCTCGAGGATATCCAAGAGCGACTGCTTGCGCATCTGTCGCTGTCGCGCCATCGCGGGATCGTCGACGATGTCCTCTTCCTCGTCCTCACCCGATCCGAGGATCGCATCGAACACCTTCGCCGCGTCGCGATCCTTCATGTTCAGGAGTACGGAGCGCGCCTGGTCGGACGGCAGAGACAAGAGCAGCTCAGCCGCCCGCTTCGGAGACATCCGCGCGTAGACCTTCGCCAGCTTGCGGATGTCCTCTTGGCTTGTCGCCGAGGATGGAGCCACCGGAGCCGACGGTGTCGTTGTCGCCGCCACCGGCGCGGGGCTCTCCACCCCCGACGGCTGCGCAGGCGATGCTCCCGTAGCCGATCCGACCGATGGCTCCGGCGTCGTTCCTTCGGTTCCCGGAGCGCCAGGAGTCTCCACGACGGACGGCTCTGGAACCACGCCGGGAACTCCTAGCACATCCAGCGCCACCGTCGCCCGGTCCTGAACGCCGACCCCCTTCTCCTGCCCCTCGAGGTTCCTCGCGCTGAGCGTCCGAGAAACGATCTCGACAGCCACCTGGCTCGTGGAGGCAGCGGGAGCCGGCACATAGCTCACCGTGTACGCGTCATCCGTCGCCGTCAGGAGACCGCCGTTCGCAAGCTCGCCCTGCGGCGCGGAAGCCATCAGGACATCGTTCTCCATCGGCTTGCCGTCGAACCCGATCACTCGCGCTTCGATGGACACCGGCGATGCGCCGTCCGCTCGCGCAGGCATGCCGTCGGTCAACGTCCGCACCAGGATTCCCGCCGCGCGGATGTTGGCGACCATCCGGTTGTCTCGGACCGGCGTGGCGTTCCCGTGAGAGCGGAAGAACATGAGCTTCGCACCGTCGGGAGCAGCAAGCCGCGCGTCGTAGTCGTATT
It contains:
- a CDS encoding magnesium transporter CorA family protein yields the protein MSRFCEPSSALDSLIRWERKTRWNARVRAYLTGPAAGETAMMEIYKSVGSELKLLNDIIPGCWVRLDDPNPAEINDLHQKTGIPHDFLTAPLDTDELARTEREDSFTLILLRIPCFRGKEDPVPYNTIPLGIVFDNEIVVTICSVETELVREMTVGSLRNFSTAKRNRFVLRIFLRAATRYLQYLRVINKAVEAAEDRLTEAQRNEEVLQLLKFEKSLTYFMTALRGNDLLMARLQRSQMFQEYPEDEDLLEDAVIEMRQAIAMNEVALGILGHLTEAFSSIISNNLNVVVKFLTGITIILTFPTMIASFYGMNVKLPFEDSQFAFILVSAISVGLILAGLYVFSRKDWL
- a CDS encoding RidA family protein: MREVISTQKAGAPMGTYSQAIKVGNLVWTAGMGPLESGTLLFAGDIAKQTVKTLENLEETLNAAGTSLAHAVRVGAFIDEIGKWATFNAAYKAFFARFNVAPPARTTIAVGGFPEGMCVEIDVVAVVP
- a CDS encoding type II toxin-antitoxin system HicA family toxin, which translates into the protein MPPNPVPYRVVRQKLLRTGFAISSQSGSHVKFTKHVDGRKLTVIVPYTRGDVRVGTMRSILKQAEFTWEAFQEL
- a CDS encoding type II toxin-antitoxin system HicB family antitoxin; its protein translation is MKRKFTARVWQEDGVYIAQCVELELASQGDTEDDAVGMLRDAIELYLSEPDAGAVPEVTLREVEVDAT
- a CDS encoding DUF433 domain-containing protein, whose amino-acid sequence is MKRGDLLQRISIHPNVCFGKPCIRGHRIWVSLILDFLASGWTFEQIRSNYPGIEDADILACIAYGAEMSRERYVELPQDRPA
- a CDS encoding type II toxin-antitoxin system RelE/ParE family toxin, with amino-acid sequence MYRVSIKPSALDDLKRIPPPARARIQRKIRSLSMNPRPRGVKKLTNEANSYRVRAGDYRVLYEIDDAEGSVRVFVIDHRKAAYR
- a CDS encoding dipeptide epimerase, with product MAPAVARRGHRPEHVRPLRSRRSCCRPAGSGRNGALGNGSHPLRRRCPTRRAGGIVVKIDHSVYSLRLRQPFRTARSAADAERHVVIVRVDGGVGEAAPTPYYGETVETVRHALERYAPVLADLPPIAPIETASARMRAALGGNTAARAAVECALWDALGRWVNQPLWRLWGLDPTHVPQTSYTIGLDTLDAMQAKAREAEPYAILKVKVGGSNDLDVLRALRDVTDKPIRVDANTAWTAREAVERCEELAPFGVEFVEQPVKAHDLDGLRFVRERSPVPIVADESARTSMDIPRLAGCVDGINIKLAKCGGLIEAMSMIRAARAHSMRVMVGCMIESSVGIASMAQLTPLVDYVDLDGHLLVANDPYEGARCVAGRIALTEASGTGARFRSGT
- a CDS encoding DUF1611 domain-containing protein, encoding MIRPFDPTQERMAILAERSFGVLQSKLAAALLRYQRPHIVCVIDSEHAGKDASEIVSVGNGVPVVADLDAAMAMEPTLLTLGITPPGGALPDFWREFIADALSRGLHVMSGLHQFLADDAQFAALARKSGSRIWDVRRPPRDLPIGTQRSREVKARRVLTVGSDCRTGKMITSLELDAGAQRRGWSSAFCATGQNGIMLSGRGIAVDAVVSDFVAGATEEIVLEGAATGADWLFVEGQGSLIHPAYSGVTLGLLHGTLPTDMILCHQPSRSVLARQTVPIPPLTDLVRLYETAAGWLLPSRVVGIALNTFDLSEADAHAAVRRVQDETELSATDPIRFGVDVLLDALEASS
- the fliQ gene encoding flagellar biosynthesis protein FliQ; translated protein: MSLELVTTIVREAFLTAMLVSAPVLGTALVVGLLVSILQAITQIHELTLTFIPKILAITAVLLLLLPWVLQVLVTYTVTVFRDMNLYLDTGIVF
- the fliP gene encoding flagellar type III secretion system pore protein FliP (The bacterial flagellar biogenesis protein FliP forms a type III secretion system (T3SS)-type pore required for flagellar assembly.), with amino-acid sequence MRRGFAPGTGGGLRRRRLIRWCATLCVCVVLGLLFSTDAGAQTQRQQAPVSVPSVPTIPDINFRISTGDGEPRNFASNLQILFFLTVLSLAPSILIMMTSFTRIVIVLSFLRQALGTQQMPPNQIMIGLSLFLTMYIMLPTWTDINQNALQPYLKSEITQPVAFQRALVPLRAFMFRQTRERDLALMVRLSQSPNPANESEVGTLVLIPAFIISELKTAFQLAFFVYLPFVVVDLVVASALMSIGVMMLPPLMISLPLKLLLFVLADGWNLLVTSLVTSFR
- the fliO gene encoding flagellar biosynthetic protein FliO, coding for MTARFQGATFWRFAAWGVVVCSLLLALDVGVVLAQTTTTEPTEFQRRLSEAAGEAPETGTSVTGALLRVIVALVVVLAVVLALAYVLRRISGQAQQNRSTVVSVLARVPIGQTQFLSIVDIAGTVVVLGVTDHTVTALSEIEDPTAADQLRRDAPRMGATGLTSMPSFRQWLRKAGDPDA
- a CDS encoding flagellar motor switch protein FliN; the protein is MAENNAGSLTENGDSDAGSANIEMVLDIPLSVQVQLGEVRMSLRDVLKLGSGSMIRLNKSDGDAVDLYVNGKLVANGQIVTTPEGTVGVQVTQIATRMERIRSLR